In a single window of the Oryctolagus cuniculus chromosome 2, mOryCun1.1, whole genome shotgun sequence genome:
- the STON1 gene encoding stonin-1 isoform X1 — protein MCSMNPGNWVTFDDDLAFQSSQKPKSLPLESQGVCRPNGLKLNLSGPKEFPSGASSTSSTPLSSPIVDFYFSPGPPSNSPLSTPTKDFPGFPGIPKAGTHVLYPIPESSSNSPLTTGSSLSPTKPTCVSHAFLPSEHSDAHPAPRGGLTNETSPHQAESQECQSDAPQFRYSHEDCAFSSPFWKDEGGAPQVSLDLPGSRKTFSSRDKEMPIDQKSLNKCSLNYICEKLEHLQSAENQESLDLAVRCLNAEDAASSFVPRSLFRSQPKAGWAFMLRIPEKKNVMSSRQWGPIYLKVLPGGILQMYYEKGLERPFRELQLDPQCRLSEPKVESFSVAGKIHTVKIEHVSYTEKRKYHSKTEVVHEPDVEQMLKLGTTDYQDFLAFLTTVEEELTKLPALPKPKKSYEEQELTLEVVDNFWGKVTKGEGKLVESTVITQIGCLCFVNGNADCFLTLNDLELQKRDESYFEKNPEKRGIDILEYHFHKCVKVQEFEQSRIIRFVPLDACRFELMRFKTLYNGDDLPFSVKSVVVVQGAYVELQAFINMAPLAQRSSPAGSLMSCDNVMIHFPVPSQWIKALWTMNLQRQKSLKAKMNRRACLGSLHEPESEPVIQVTVGSAKYESAYRAVVWKIDRLPDKNSSPDHPHCLSYKLELGSDQEIPSDWYPFATVQFVMLDTCASRTEVRSLGVESDVQPQKHVHQRACYNVQVEIEKKWVKIEGEDPDKAGDCVTQ, from the exons ATGTGCTCCATGAACCCAGGCAACTGGGTCACCTTTGACGATGACCTTGCTTTTCAATCTTCTCAAAAGCCAAAGAGCTTACCTCTGGAGAGTCAAGGTGTCTGTAGACCCAATGGGCTTAAGCTGAACCTTTCTGGCCCAAAGGAATTTCCCAGTGGAGCTTCTTCTACCAGCAGCACCCCGCTTTCCTCTCCCATCGTAGACTTTTACTTCAGTCCAGGACCTCCAAGTAACTCTCCTCTTTCTACACCTACCAAAGACTTCCCAGGTTTTCCTGGTATCCCCAAAGCAGGGACTCATGTACTTTACCCTATTCCAGAATCTTCTTCAAACAGCCCACTCACAACAGGTTCCTCGTTATCGCCTACAAAACCAACCTGTGTATCCCATGCTTTCTTACCCAGCGAGCACTCAGATGCACATCCAGCTCCCAGAGGAGGCCTAACAAATGAAACCAGCCCTCACCAGGCCGAAAGCCAGGAGTGCCAAAGTGATGCTCCCCAGTTTCGGTACTCTCATGAGGACTGCGCTTTCTCAAGTCCGTTTTGGAAGGATGAAGGCGGTGCTCCCCAGGTCAGCCTTGACCTCCCCGGAAGCAGAAAGACATTCTCATCAAGGGACAAGGAGATGCCTATTGACCAAAAAAGCCTCAATAAGTGTTCACTCAACTACATCTGCGAGAAGCTTGAACATCTCCAGTCAGCCGAGAATCAGGAGTCCCTTGATTTGGCTGTGCGGTGTCTGAACGCCGAGGACGCCGCCTCTTCCTTCGTCCCCCGTTCCCTCTTCAGGAGCCAGCCCAAAGCTGGGTGGGCGTTCATGCTGAGGATCCCCGAGAAGAAGAACGTGATGTCCTCCCGGCAGTGGGGACCGATTTATCTGAAAGTTTTACCTGGAGGGATTCTGCAGATGTATTACGAGAAGGGCTTAGAGAGACCTTTCAGGGAGCTGCAGCTCGATCCACAGTGCAGGCTCTCTGAACCCAAAGTTGAGAGCTTTAGTGTGGCAGGCAAGATCCACACGGTGAAGATCGAACACGTGTCGTACACAGAAAAGAGGAAGTACCACTCTAAGACAGAAGTGGTGCATGAGCCCGACGTGGAGCAGATGCTGAAGCTGGGCACCACGGACTACCAGGACTTCCTTGCTTTTCTGACCACTGTGGAGGAAGAGCTCACGAAGCTGCCAGCCCTTCCAAAGCCAAAGAAGAGCTACGAGGAGCAAGAGCTGACCCTGGAAGTTGTGGACAACTTTTGGGGGAAAGTCACGAAAGGAGAAGGGAAACTGGTTGAAAGCACAGTGATAACACAAATCGGTTGCCTCTGCTTTGTGAATGGGAATGCGGACTGCTTTTTAACCTTGAATGACCTTGAGCTGCAGAAACGAGATGAATCCTATTTTGAGAAAAACCCCGAAAAGAGGGGAATTGATATTCTTGAATACCATTTTCATAAGTGCGTGAAGGTACAAGAATTTGAGCAATCAAGAATCATTAGGTTTGTACCTCTGGATGCCTGCCGGTTTGAGCTGATGCGTTTCAAGACCTTGTATAACGGGGacgatcttccattttctgtgaagtcTGTCGTGGTTGTCCAGGGGGCATATGTGGAACTGCAGGCCTTCATCAACATGGCCCCGTTGGCTCAGAGATCATCCCCGGCCGGCTCCTTGATGTCCTGTGACAATGTGATGATTCACTTTCCTGTCCCGTCGCAGTGGATCAAGGCTCTCTGGACCATGAACCTCCAAAGGCAGAAGTCCCTGAAAGCCAAGATGAACCGCCGGGCATGTCTGGGGAGTTTACATGAACCTGAATCTGAACCTGTCATTCAGGTCACCGTGGGCTCAGCCAAGTACGAGAGCGCCTACCGGGCCGTGGTGTGGAAGATAGACCGGCTTCCCGATAAAAATTCTA GTCCTGATCATCCCCATTGTCTGTCCTACAAACTAGAACTTGGGTCAGACCAGGAGATCCCCTCTGACTGGTATCCATTCGCTACTGTGCAGTTTGTGATGCTTGACACCTGTGCCTCCAGGACAGAGGTCCGGTCTCTAGGGGTGGAGAGTGATGTCCAGCCACAGAAACATGTCCACCAGCGAGCCTGCTACAATGTCCAG
- the STON1 gene encoding stonin-1 (The RefSeq protein has 1 substitution, 1 non-frameshifting indel compared to this genomic sequence): MCSMNPGNWVTFDDDLAFQSSQKPKSLPLESQGVCRPNGLKLNLSGPKEFPSGASSTSSTPLSSPIVDFYFSPGPPSNSPLSTPTKDFPGFPGIPKAGTHVLYPIPESSSNSPLTTGSSLSPTKPTCVSHAFLPSEHSDAHPAPRGGLTNETSPHQAESQECQSDAPQFRYSHEDCAFSSPFWKDEGGAPQVSLDLPGSRKTFSSRDKEMPIDQKSLNKCSLNYICEKLEHLQSAENQESLGDLSVRCLNAEDAASSFVPRSLFRSQPKAGWAFMLRIPEKKNVMSSRQWGPIYLKVLPGGILQMYYEKGLERPFRELQLDPQCRLSEPKVESFSVAGKIHTVKIEHVSYTEKRKYHSKTEVVHEPDVEQMLKLGTTDYQDFLAFLTTVEEELTKLPALPKPKKSYEEQELTLEVVDNFWGKVTKGEGKLVESTVITQIGCLCFVNGNADCFLTLNDLELQKRDESYFEKNPEKRGIDILEYHFHKCVKVQEFEQSRIIRFVPLDACRFELMRFKTLYNGDDLPFSVKSVVVVQGAYVELQAFINMAPLAQRSSPAGSLMSCDNVMIHFPVPSQWIKALWTMNLQRQKSLKAKMNRRACLGSLHEPESEPVIQVTVGSAKYESAYRAVVWKIDRLPDKNSSPDHPHCLSYKLELGSDQEIPSDWYPFATVQFVMLDTCASRTEVRSLGVESDVQPQKHVHQRACYNVQVEIEKKWVKIEGEDPDKAGDCVTQ; the protein is encoded by the exons ATGTGCTCCATGAACCCAGGCAACTGGGTCACCTTTGACGATGACCTTGCTTTTCAATCTTCTCAAAAGCCAAAGAGCTTACCTCTGGAGAGTCAAGGTGTCTGTAGACCCAATGGGCTTAAGCTGAACCTTTCTGGCCCAAAGGAATTTCCCAGTGGAGCTTCTTCTACCAGCAGCACCCCGCTTTCCTCTCCCATCGTAGACTTTTACTTCAGTCCAGGACCTCCAAGTAACTCTCCTCTTTCTACACCTACCAAAGACTTCCCAGGTTTTCCTGGTATCCCCAAAGCAGGGACTCATGTACTTTACCCTATTCCAGAATCTTCTTCAAACAGCCCACTCACAACAGGTTCCTCGTTATCGCCTACAAAACCAACCTGTGTATCCCATGCTTTCTTACCCAGCGAGCACTCAGATGCACATCCAGCTCCCAGAGGAGGCCTAACAAATGAAACCAGCCCTCACCAGGCCGAAAGCCAGGAGTGCCAAAGTGATGCTCCCCAGTTTCGGTACTCTCATGAGGACTGCGCTTTCTCAAGTCCGTTTTGGAAGGATGAAGGCGGTGCTCCCCAGGTCAGCCTTGACCTCCCCGGAAGCAGAAAGACATTCTCATCAAGGGACAAGGAGATGCCTATTGACCAAAAAAGCCTCAATAAGTGTTCACTCAACTACATCTGCGAGAAGCTTGAACATCTCCAGTCAGCCGAGAATCAGGAGTCCCTTGATTTGGCTGTGCGGTGTCTGAACGCCGAGGACGCCGCCTCTTCCTTCGTCCCCCGTTCCCTCTTCAGGAGCCAGCCCAAAGCTGGGTGGGCGTTCATGCTGAGGATCCCCGAGAAGAAGAACGTGATGTCCTCCCGGCAGTGGGGACCGATTTATCTGAAAGTTTTACCTGGAGGGATTCTGCAGATGTATTACGAGAAGGGCTTAGAGAGACCTTTCAGGGAGCTGCAGCTCGATCCACAGTGCAGGCTCTCTGAACCCAAAGTTGAGAGCTTTAGTGTGGCAGGCAAGATCCACACGGTGAAGATCGAACACGTGTCGTACACAGAAAAGAGGAAGTACCACTCTAAGACAGAAGTGGTGCATGAGCCCGACGTGGAGCAGATGCTGAAGCTGGGCACCACGGACTACCAGGACTTCCTTGCTTTTCTGACCACTGTGGAGGAAGAGCTCACGAAGCTGCCAGCCCTTCCAAAGCCAAAGAAGAGCTACGAGGAGCAAGAGCTGACCCTGGAAGTTGTGGACAACTTTTGGGGGAAAGTCACGAAAGGAGAAGGGAAACTGGTTGAAAGCACAGTGATAACACAAATCGGTTGCCTCTGCTTTGTGAATGGGAATGCGGACTGCTTTTTAACCTTGAATGACCTTGAGCTGCAGAAACGAGATGAATCCTATTTTGAGAAAAACCCCGAAAAGAGGGGAATTGATATTCTTGAATACCATTTTCATAAGTGCGTGAAGGTACAAGAATTTGAGCAATCAAGAATCATTAGGTTTGTACCTCTGGATGCCTGCCGGTTTGAGCTGATGCGTTTCAAGACCTTGTATAACGGGGacgatcttccattttctgtgaagtcTGTCGTGGTTGTCCAGGGGGCATATGTGGAACTGCAGGCCTTCATCAACATGGCCCCGTTGGCTCAGAGATCATCCCCGGCCGGCTCCTTGATGTCCTGTGACAATGTGATGATTCACTTTCCTGTCCCGTCGCAGTGGATCAAGGCTCTCTGGACCATGAACCTCCAAAGGCAGAAGTCCCTGAAAGCCAAGATGAACCGCCGGGCATGTCTGGGGAGTTTACATGAACCTGAATCTGAACCTGTCATTCAGGTCACCGTGGGCTCAGCCAAGTACGAGAGCGCCTACCGGGCCGTGGTGTGGAAGATAGACCGGCTTCCCGATAAAAATTCTA GTCCTGATCATCCCCATTGTCTGTCCTACAAACTAGAACTTGGGTCAGACCAGGAGATCCCCTCTGACTGGTATCCATTCGCTACTGTGCAGTTTGTGATGCTTGACACCTGTGCCTCCAGGACAGAGGTCCGGTCTCTAGGGGTGGAGAGTGATGTCCAGCCACAGAAACATGTCCACCAGCGAGCCTGCTACAATGTCCAG
- the STON1 gene encoding stonin-1 isoform X2 gives MCSMNPGNWVTFDDDLAFQSSQKPKSLPLESQGVCRPNGLKLNLSGPKEFPSGASSTSSTPLSSPIVDFYFSPGPPSNSPLSTPTKDFPGFPGIPKAGTHVLYPIPESSSNSPLTTGSSLSPTKPTCVSHAFLPSEHSDAHPAPRGGLTNETSPHQAESQECQSDAPQFRYSHEDCAFSSPFWKDEGGAPQVSLDLPGSRKTFSSRDKEMPIDQKSLNKCSLNYICEKLEHLQSAENQESLDLAVRCLNAEDAASSFVPRSLFRSQPKAGWAFMLRIPEKKNVMSSRQWGPIYLKVLPGGILQMYYEKGLERPFRELQLDPQCRLSEPKVESFSVAGKIHTVKIEHVSYTEKRKYHSKTEVVHEPDVEQMLKLGTTDYQDFLAFLTTVEEELTKLPALPKPKKSYEEQELTLEVVDNFWGKVTKGEGKLVESTVITQIGCLCFVNGNADCFLTLNDLELQKRDESYFEKNPEKRGIDILEYHFHKCVKVQEFEQSRIIRFVPLDACRFELMRFKTLYNGDDLPFSVKSVVVVQGAYVELQAFINMAPLAQRSSPAGSLMSCDNVMIHFPVPSQWIKALWTMNLQRQKSLKAKMNRRACLGSLHEPESEPVIQVTVGSAKLNEADTDGNLSAEAMLAELLFPFAPISTR, from the exons ATGTGCTCCATGAACCCAGGCAACTGGGTCACCTTTGACGATGACCTTGCTTTTCAATCTTCTCAAAAGCCAAAGAGCTTACCTCTGGAGAGTCAAGGTGTCTGTAGACCCAATGGGCTTAAGCTGAACCTTTCTGGCCCAAAGGAATTTCCCAGTGGAGCTTCTTCTACCAGCAGCACCCCGCTTTCCTCTCCCATCGTAGACTTTTACTTCAGTCCAGGACCTCCAAGTAACTCTCCTCTTTCTACACCTACCAAAGACTTCCCAGGTTTTCCTGGTATCCCCAAAGCAGGGACTCATGTACTTTACCCTATTCCAGAATCTTCTTCAAACAGCCCACTCACAACAGGTTCCTCGTTATCGCCTACAAAACCAACCTGTGTATCCCATGCTTTCTTACCCAGCGAGCACTCAGATGCACATCCAGCTCCCAGAGGAGGCCTAACAAATGAAACCAGCCCTCACCAGGCCGAAAGCCAGGAGTGCCAAAGTGATGCTCCCCAGTTTCGGTACTCTCATGAGGACTGCGCTTTCTCAAGTCCGTTTTGGAAGGATGAAGGCGGTGCTCCCCAGGTCAGCCTTGACCTCCCCGGAAGCAGAAAGACATTCTCATCAAGGGACAAGGAGATGCCTATTGACCAAAAAAGCCTCAATAAGTGTTCACTCAACTACATCTGCGAGAAGCTTGAACATCTCCAGTCAGCCGAGAATCAGGAGTCCCTTGATTTGGCTGTGCGGTGTCTGAACGCCGAGGACGCCGCCTCTTCCTTCGTCCCCCGTTCCCTCTTCAGGAGCCAGCCCAAAGCTGGGTGGGCGTTCATGCTGAGGATCCCCGAGAAGAAGAACGTGATGTCCTCCCGGCAGTGGGGACCGATTTATCTGAAAGTTTTACCTGGAGGGATTCTGCAGATGTATTACGAGAAGGGCTTAGAGAGACCTTTCAGGGAGCTGCAGCTCGATCCACAGTGCAGGCTCTCTGAACCCAAAGTTGAGAGCTTTAGTGTGGCAGGCAAGATCCACACGGTGAAGATCGAACACGTGTCGTACACAGAAAAGAGGAAGTACCACTCTAAGACAGAAGTGGTGCATGAGCCCGACGTGGAGCAGATGCTGAAGCTGGGCACCACGGACTACCAGGACTTCCTTGCTTTTCTGACCACTGTGGAGGAAGAGCTCACGAAGCTGCCAGCCCTTCCAAAGCCAAAGAAGAGCTACGAGGAGCAAGAGCTGACCCTGGAAGTTGTGGACAACTTTTGGGGGAAAGTCACGAAAGGAGAAGGGAAACTGGTTGAAAGCACAGTGATAACACAAATCGGTTGCCTCTGCTTTGTGAATGGGAATGCGGACTGCTTTTTAACCTTGAATGACCTTGAGCTGCAGAAACGAGATGAATCCTATTTTGAGAAAAACCCCGAAAAGAGGGGAATTGATATTCTTGAATACCATTTTCATAAGTGCGTGAAGGTACAAGAATTTGAGCAATCAAGAATCATTAGGTTTGTACCTCTGGATGCCTGCCGGTTTGAGCTGATGCGTTTCAAGACCTTGTATAACGGGGacgatcttccattttctgtgaagtcTGTCGTGGTTGTCCAGGGGGCATATGTGGAACTGCAGGCCTTCATCAACATGGCCCCGTTGGCTCAGAGATCATCCCCGGCCGGCTCCTTGATGTCCTGTGACAATGTGATGATTCACTTTCCTGTCCCGTCGCAGTGGATCAAGGCTCTCTGGACCATGAACCTCCAAAGGCAGAAGTCCCTGAAAGCCAAGATGAACCGCCGGGCATGTCTGGGGAGTTTACATGAACCTGAATCTGAACCTGTCATTCAGGTCACCGTGGGCTCAGCCAA GTTGAACGAGGCAGACACAGATGGCAACCTGTCGGCTGAGGCCATGCTTGCTGAGTTATTGTTTCCTTTTGCACCTATTTCTACCAGATGA